From Hydractinia symbiolongicarpus strain clone_291-10 chromosome 12, HSymV2.1, whole genome shotgun sequence, one genomic window encodes:
- the LOC130621420 gene encoding N-acetyllactosaminide beta-1,3-N-acetylglucosaminyltransferase 4-like: protein MVAQFAFQTTRSRFIFICCFAAFFFVIFLAHPRKTFPKSDENSMRSYGSDVLKRIKNLEDQVQQIYDNFINSYSNALTKAVTKEVKKIPSNSSSFNYTQIKASSFWTGVDTYGQYENLYANRSRDHQTCLVTQRRCDQKYKLLILITTHISHISRRETIRNTWGVDKMKRWKTVFLVGRSRNTYDLRLLSNEIDKHQDIILGDVYEDFYNLTSKVQAGFEWSIRYCRYKYMLKGDDDVFINFPRLFSFLTSSETPTSELYAGNVQYQAHVFRSGRYGVTKNEFQRKTYPRYCSGGGFILTRDVVERMIAKFPNVKRMSIDDAYIGELALKSGIDVMHEDNFRMFEDEKACEFKRDTIVHHPVKSRDCMEKLFKRSLEETS from the coding sequence ATGGTAGCGCAGTTTGCATTTCAGACGACTCGGAGCCGCTTTATATTTATATGTTGTTTTGCAGCTTTTTTCTTCGTAATTTTCTTAGCACACCCAAGAAAGACTTTTCCAAAATCGGATGAAAACTCAATGCGTAGCTATGGTAGCGATGTGTTAAAACGCATAAAAAACTTAGAAGACCAAGTTCAACAAATTTACGATAATTTTATAAACTCTTACAGTAATGCGTTGACGAAAGCAGTCacgaaagaagtaaaaaaaatacctaGTAATTCTTCTTCATTTAATTATACCCAAATCAAGGCCAGTTCATTTTGGACAGGTGTTGATACCTATGGACAGTACGAAAACTTATATGCAAATCGAAGTCGGGATCATCAAACATGCCTGGTCACACAACGAAGATGCGATCAAAAGTATAAACTTTTAATCCTTATCACTACCCACATTTCGCATATCAGTCGACGTGAAACCATTAGAAATACGTGGGGAGTCGACAAAATGAAACGCTGGAAGACTGTGTTTCTCGTCGGTCGCTCTCGAAATACGTATGACTTGCGCTTGTTGTCCAACGAGATTGACAAGCACCAAGATATAATATTAGGTGATGTTTACGAAGACTTTTACAACTTGACATCTAAAGTTCAAGCAGGATTCGAATGGTCGATACGTTATTGTAGATATAAGTATATGTTAAAAGGCGATGATGATGTTTTCATAAATTTCCCTaggttattttcatttttaacgtCCTCTGAAACGCCGACCAGCGAACTATACGCAGGTAACGTGCAGTACCAGGCCCACGTGTTTCGCAGTGGAAGATATGGTGTAACTAAAAACGAATTTCAAAGAAAAACATATCCGCGGTATTGCTCAGGAGGAGGGTTTATATTAACACGTGATGTGGTGGAGCGCATGATAGCGAAGTTTCCAaatgtaaaacgcatgagtaTTGATGATGCTTATATTGGGGAATTAGCCTTAAAATCAGGAATTGATGTCATGCATGAGGATAATTTTCGCATGTTTGAGGATGAAAAAGCCTGCGAGTTCAAGAGGGACACTATTGTCCATCATCCAGTCAAATCAAGAGATTGTATGGAGAAATTGTTCAAACGAAGTTTGGAGGAAACGTCTTGA
- the LOC130621422 gene encoding uncharacterized protein LOC130621422 isoform X1 — translation MMRQYYKARTSLSDMEKPTKTVAHAQAKISPKASEIHIANEVEVVTMENSYGEDAEENEITFVKPILHPELSPRRYQGRLDDTIRDEILKGSQLTHATINLAQVIMKQQSGVDGLKTVV, via the exons ATGATGCGACAGTATTACAAGGCACGGACTTCCCTTTCAGATATGGAGAAGCCAACAAAAACAGTTGCACATGCACAAGCAAAGATATCACCCAAAGCTTCCGAAATTCATATAGCAAACGAAGTGGAAGTAGTTACTATGGAGAA CAGCTACGGAGAAGATGCAGAAGAAAACGAAATTACGTTCGTTAAACCAATTCTTCATCCCGAGCTTTCTCCAAGACGTTATCAAGGTAGACTGGACGATACCATCCGAGATGAAATTCTAAAGGGTAGCCAATTGACGCACGCCACCATTAATTTGGCTCAAGTCATCATGAAGCAGCAGAGTGGCGTGGATGGTTTGAAGACAGTGGTTTAA
- the LOC130621398 gene encoding uncharacterized protein LOC130621398, with protein MKATIRMPEFKTNTFRVKILYFLLVCFFLYLYVSYYPAEKTQPQLVYITEDELLPRLTKLETGIKLILTILNERVNTSKKSNIVVNKTVPISPEKDDYDLGELNNLFSVQQHKHDTSLITQSRCMRQYTLIVLLISDVSHFSRRDTIRRTWGKDNFNRWKTFFLVGRAHNIHTERLFAAELKKHKDIILVNVYEDFYNMTSKVQAGLEWSTRYCEYKYLFKGNDNTFINFPRLFSFLKSPDTPTTELYAGSVQYEARVERRGKYRVTKDEYKGKIYPRYCSGGGYVLSKDVVKRLLNTMPYVSRISIDDAYIGQLALKSGIDVTPVNNFKMFEDEENADCVFKSETIVHHPVETNECMIQIFRKSLQQKEEFMLLGMFLAPINPVPRALVVQEMALALTGYRRNLAIKLSSGRRNIPDCFLRSSSFPFFHERFSSPFPLTSPPSLSSFLSTSSTKFVEVNSVKSIVRDFLSSIRCPLVFYLKAFNYAIIQWLQVLCSILVKEHNFKLNPGLWCFTRECIEKSKCPLNRIICIAFLTAQSMILRLSNAWKAFQLLFSYCTHRIYDSSTVLQSCPMTVYSCTANLSSNVRKVLIEHTKNKKFQVDSLFTASEMEKQEVLKILLSFTEEKIEIVIDNMQFVCSNDSQGKEAEEKDMDLKFLLHTCSEDNRRQLSGQKKSQGKNSKRNFRGKVQMNIFGCMFNTKFNRFFKAAILFLFVLLWIEIDTRGRVYNLDTALGEKYTSFTNSVSEKLNHLDKQVRSLSYGLLRLAYDDAKNSSLNIENYTNFPVNSFWTGKDIFDNYAELYSKRNKKHKTCLITETKCHLEYKLLILITTHISHFKKRQLIRNTWGNDHKARWKTVFLVGRSYDKSVLQGIGNEIERHNDLILSDVREDFYNLTYKVQAGFEWSVTYCKFQFLLKGDDDVFVNMPRLFAFLDNPDTSKTELYAGNVQYQAKVFRDGRYAIGKVEFRKNTYPRYCSGGGYVLSQDAVKKMITVFTDVKPIRIDDAYVGELALKAGIDVVSDGNFRMFEDKNKCRYINSTIVHHPVVTSDCMKTLFVRSLEDER; from the exons ATGAAAGCGACGATTAGAATGCCTGAATTTAAAACGAATACTTTCCGTGtgaaaatattatatttcttattggtatgtttctttttgtatttATATGTTTCCTATTACCCGGCTGAAAAAACGCAACCTCAGCTTGTATACATAACAGAAGATGAATTATTACCACGGTTAACGAAACTTGAAACAGGAATAAAACTCATTTTGACGATACTTAATGAGAGAGTAAATACATCGAAGAAAAGCAATATTGTTGTAAACAAAACAGTCCCGATTTCACCAGAAAAAGATGATTATGACTTAGGAGAGCTCAACAATTTATTTTCTGTGCAGCAACATAAACACGACACAAGCTTGATAACACAAAGCAGATGCATGCGTCAGTATACCTTAATTGTCTTACTAATATCAGATGTCTCTCACTTCAGCCGCCGTGATACCATTAGGCGTACTTGGGGAAAGGACaattttaatcgctggaaaacgttCTTTCTTGTTGGTAGAGCACACAACATTCATACAGAAAGACTTTTTGCTGCTGAGTTAAAGAAACACAAAGATATAATACTGGTTAACGTTTATGAAGATTTCTATAACATGACATCGAAAGTTCAAGCGGGACTCGAATGGTCAACACGCTATTGTGAATATAAATATCTATTTAAAGGAAATGATAATACTTTTATAAACTTCCCAAGATTATTTTCATTCTTAAAGTCACCCGACACACCAACAACTGAACTATACGCAGGCAGCGTCCAATACGAAGCTCGTGTAGAAAGAAGAGGAAAGTATAGAGTAACAAAGGATGAATATAAAGGGAAAATATATCCACGTTATTGTTCAGGCGGAGGATATGTATTATCGAAAGATGTTGTGAAACGACTGTTAAACACAATGCCTTATGTATCCCGCATAAGTATAGATGATGCGTATATAGGACAGTTAGCGTTAAAGTCTGGCATAGACGTAACACCTGTTAATAACTTTAAAATGTTTGAAGACGAAGAAAATGCAGATTGTgtgtttaaaagtgaaacaatagTGCATCACCCTGTTGAAACAAACGAATGTATGATCCAGATATTTAGAAAGAGTCTACAACAAAAGGAAGAGTTT ATGCTACTTGGCATGTTTTTGGCGCCTATTAATcccgtccccagggctcttgtGGTACAAGAAATGGCTTTGGCACTGACCGGTTATCGTCGCAATCTAGCTATCAAACTTTCGTCCGGCCGCCGTAATATTCCTG ATTGTTTTTTGCGATCGTCTAGCTTTCCATTTTTTCACGAAAG ATTTTCATCGCCATTTCCATTAACGTCGCCACCATCACTGTCGTCATTCCTTAGTACTTCGTCAACCAAATTCGTCGAAGTTAATAGCGTAAA GAGTATTGTGAGAGACTTCCTTTCAAGCATTCGCTGCCCATTGGTATTTTACCTTAAGGCTTTTAATTATGCCATCATCCAATGGTTGCAGGTGCTATGTAGTATTCTTGTCAAGGAACACAATTTTAAGTTGAATCCAGGACTTTGG TGCTTTACTCGGGAGTGCATTGAAAAGTCTAAATGTCCTTTAAATCGTATTATCTGCATAGCTTTCTTAACCGCTCAATCCATGATTCTACG TTTGAGCAACGCCTGGAAAGCTTTCCAGCTGCTTTTTTCTTACTGCACTCATCGAATTTATGACAGCAGTACAGTGTTACAGAGTTGTCCAATGACAGTGTATTCTTGTACAGCAAATTTAAGTTCGAATGTTCGAAAGGTTCTAATCGAACATACGAAAA ACAAGAAGTTTCAAGTTGACTCACTTTTTACAGCTTCGGAAATGGAGAAGCAAGAAGTTCTGAAGATTCTTTTAAGTTTCACAGAAGAAAAAATCGAGATCGTCATTGACAATAT GCAGTTTGTGTGTTCAAACGACTCCCAAGGAAAGGAAGCAGAGGAAAAGGATATGGACTTGAAATTCCTTTTACATACATGCTCTGAGGATAACAGAAGACAATTGAGTGGGCAAAAGAAGTCGCAAGGCAAGAACTCAA AAAGAAATTTTAGAGGGAAAGTTCA gatgAATATTTTTGGATGTATGTTTAATACAAAGTTTAACCGTTTTTTTaaagctgccattttgtttctttttgtattgTTATGGATTGAAATCGACACAAGAGGCCGCGTGTACAATCTTGATACAGCATTAGGGGAGAAATATACTTCCTTTACAAATAGTGTTAGTGAGAAGTTAAATCATTTGGATAAGCAAGTAAGGTCGCTTAGTTATGGCTTATTGAGACTCGCTTACGATGATGCTAAGAATTCAAGTCTTAATATAGAGAATTACACTAATTTCCCGGTCAATTCGTTTTGGACGGGTAAAGATATTTTTGATAATTACGCTGAGTTGTACTCTAAACGAAATAAAAAGCATAAAACTTGTTTGATCACAGAAACAAAGTGCCATTTGGAGTATaagcttttaattttaattacaaCGCATATATCGCATTTTAAGAAGCGACAACTAATTCGTAACACTTGGGGAAATGACCATAAAGCCCGATGGAAAACAGTATTCCTAGTTGGCCGTTCATACGACAAAAGTGTTTTACAGGGCATTGGTAACGAAATTGAAAGACATAATGATTTAATTTTGAGCGACGTTAGAGAAGATTTTTATAATTTGACCTACAAGGTTCAAGCTGGCTTCGAATGGTCTGTCACATATTGCaaatttcaatttcttttgaaAGGCGATGACGATGTCTTTGTGAACATGCCTCGATTATTTGCTTTTCTTGATAACCCTGATACATCAAAAACAGAACTATATGCAGGTAATGTACAATATCAAGCTAAAGTATTTCGAGATGGCCGATACGCAATTGGTAAAGTTGAATTTCGGAAAAATACTTATCCTAGATACTGTTCAGGCGGAGGTTATGTTTTGTCTCAAGACGCTGTGAAGAAAATGATTACTGTATTTACTGACGTAAAACCAATTCGAATCGATGATGCCTACGTTGGGGAATTAGCCTTAAAAGCAGGCATAGATGTGGTCAGTGATGGTAATTTTAGAATGTTTGAAGATAAGAATAAATGTCGATACATAAACAGCACTATAGTACACCATCCTGTAGTTACTTCAGATTGTATGAAAACGCTTTTTGTTCGAAGTTTGGAAGATGAAAGATAA
- the LOC130621422 gene encoding uncharacterized protein LOC130621422 isoform X2 produces the protein MMRQYYKARTSLSDMEKPTKTVAHAQAKISPKASEIHIANEVEVVTMENYGEDAEENEITFVKPILHPELSPRRYQGRLDDTIRDEILKGSQLTHATINLAQVIMKQQSGVDGLKTVV, from the exons ATGATGCGACAGTATTACAAGGCACGGACTTCCCTTTCAGATATGGAGAAGCCAACAAAAACAGTTGCACATGCACAAGCAAAGATATCACCCAAAGCTTCCGAAATTCATATAGCAAACGAAGTGGAAGTAGTTACTATGGAGAA CTACGGAGAAGATGCAGAAGAAAACGAAATTACGTTCGTTAAACCAATTCTTCATCCCGAGCTTTCTCCAAGACGTTATCAAGGTAGACTGGACGATACCATCCGAGATGAAATTCTAAAGGGTAGCCAATTGACGCACGCCACCATTAATTTGGCTCAAGTCATCATGAAGCAGCAGAGTGGCGTGGATGGTTTGAAGACAGTGGTTTAA
- the LOC130621421 gene encoding N-acetyllactosaminide beta-1,3-N-acetylglucosaminyltransferase 4-like, producing the protein MAPSMFEKKLRNTILMVIYAFSLWCVFYTVQFHTKINLFDDARNKTTDFYFRLDNLESEVNRIGFIISAEKNSSDTLKLEENKGKLSGNQKEDAHTSNLMSTNLISQTQCKHEYIVLILIPTQIIMFQRRENIRHAWASDYRQRWKTLFILEPTENRHEMELLSNEIAKYDDIIISKNYENPCKLTSQIRTGLEWAFRFCKFKYLLKIEDYVFLNVPRLFELISSNEVPKKELYAGSVMFKDPVDPTKRRILTKQGLKSKLFPRYCGGPGYLLTRDTVEHMINQLSRVKNIPNANAYVGYLALKSGIDPIHLDTFEKIKETNTCDYNGRVILYHPVKSNECMDKLFRASVHDRIS; encoded by the coding sequence ATGGCACCATCAATGTTTGAGAAGAAATTGAGAAACACAATTCTTATGGTAATATATGCTTTTTCATTATGGTGTGTTTTTTATACTGTTCAATTTCAcacgaaaattaatttatttgatGATGccagaaacaaaacaaccgaTTTTTATTTCCGATTGGACAATTTGGAAAGCGAGGTTAATCGTATTGGATTTATCATAAGTGCAGAAAAGAATTCCTCAGATACGTTAAAACTAGAAGAAAACAAAGGAAAGCTGTCTGGCAACCAAAAAGAAGATGCACATACAAGTAACTTAATGTCAACAAATTTGATTTCCCAAACACAATGCAAACATGAATATATCGTTCTTATATTGATCCCAACTCAGATAATTATGTTCCAAAGGCGCGAAAATATCCGCCATGCTTGGGCAAGTGATTATAGACAGCGTTGGAAGACCTTATTTATTCTTGAACCGACCGAAAATCGACACGAAATGGAGCTTTTATCAAATGAAATCGCTAAATATGATGACATTATAATTAGCAAAAACTATGAAAACCCTTGCAAGTTAACAAGTCAAATTCGAACTGGACTGGAATGGGCTTTCCGTTTTTGCAAGTTTAAATACCTTCTTAAAATTGAAGACTATGTGTTTCTTAACGTTCCAAGACTTTTTGAATTAATATCAAGTAATGAAGTGCCTAAAAAAGAACTATACGCCGGAAGTGTGATGTTTAAAGATCCGGTTGATCCTACTAAACGACGAATTCTCACTAAGCAAGGGTTGAAATCAAAGCTATTTCCTAGGTACTGTGGAGGTCCAGGTTATCTTCTGACAAGAGATACTGTTGAACACATGATCAATCAATTATCACGTGTTAAAAATATACCTAATGCAAACGCTTACGTTGGCTATCTGGCGTTAAAATCAGGAATTGATCCAATACATTTAGATacgtttgaaaaaattaaagaaaccaATACATGTGATTATAATGGGAGGGTAATTCTGTATCACCCAGTAAAGTCTAATGAATGCATGGATAAACTTTTTAGAGCTAGTGTCCATGATAGAATCTCTTAA